The following are from one region of the Amycolatopsis sp. QT-25 genome:
- a CDS encoding transposase, with protein MALRLLYLIFLRLVGLLVLLGRSSASKDVELLVLRHEVAVLRRGNPKPPLDWAARAVFAALVRLLPKTLRTHRLVTPGTVLRWHRRLVAAKWTYPHRHGRPPVDDAIAGLIERMARENHSWGYKRIQGELLKLGHRVGSSTIRRILKRARVPPAPDRHTDTTWRQFLRTQASTMLVCDFFHVDCALTLKRIYVFFVLEVGSRYVHVLGMTTNPDGRWTTQQIRNLVLDLGDRVDEFRFPIRDRAGQFTASFDAVLADGGIETIRIPPRCPRANGYAERFVLTARTELTDRMLIRNERHLHAVGFDIAGGHATRIQ; from the coding sequence ATGGCGTTGCGTCTGCTCTATCTGATCTTCCTGCGGCTTGTGGGTCTGCTGGTGTTGCTTGGGCGCTCGTCGGCATCCAAGGACGTCGAGTTGCTGGTGCTACGCCACGAGGTCGCCGTGCTGCGGCGAGGCAACCCGAAACCTCCTCTGGACTGGGCCGCCCGGGCTGTTTTCGCGGCGTTGGTCCGGCTGTTGCCCAAGACGCTGCGGACACACCGGCTGGTTACCCCGGGCACGGTCCTGCGCTGGCACCGTCGGCTGGTAGCCGCGAAGTGGACCTATCCACACCGGCACGGGCGTCCGCCCGTCGACGACGCGATCGCTGGGCTGATCGAACGGATGGCCAGGGAGAACCACAGCTGGGGCTACAAGAGGATTCAGGGTGAGCTGCTCAAGCTCGGACACCGGGTCGGTTCCTCGACGATCCGGCGGATTCTGAAGCGTGCGCGCGTACCTCCCGCGCCGGATCGGCACACCGACACGACCTGGCGGCAGTTTCTGCGTACGCAGGCCTCGACGATGCTGGTGTGCGACTTCTTCCACGTCGACTGCGCGCTTACTCTCAAGCGGATCTACGTGTTCTTCGTGCTGGAGGTCGGCAGCCGCTACGTCCACGTCCTGGGCATGACCACGAATCCGGACGGCAGGTGGACCACTCAGCAGATCCGCAACCTCGTGCTGGATCTCGGTGATCGAGTCGACGAGTTCAGATTTCCGATCCGCGACCGGGCCGGCCAGTTCACGGCCTCCTTCGATGCCGTCCTGGCCGACGGGGGCATCGAGACGATCAGGATTCCGCCGCGTTGCCCACGGGCGAACGGCTACGCCGAACGGTTCGTGCTCACGGCCAGAACCGAGCTCACCGACCGTATGTTGATCCGCAACGAGCGGCATCTGCACGCCGTGGGCTTCGATATCGCGGGTGGTCATGCCACGCGAATACAGTGA
- a CDS encoding MerR family transcriptional regulator, with protein sequence MRIGELSRRTGVSVRLLRYYEEKELLRSTRDDNGYREYTEASLDRVHKIRGLLEYGIPTRIIRTILPCLNSPGAIHMRVVAPETLAKLEHEREQIQRRIEAHTKDREAIDAYLEQARPRLRGLSEVHHAYIEG encoded by the coding sequence ATGCGCATCGGGGAGCTGTCGAGGCGGACCGGCGTATCCGTCCGTCTGCTGCGGTACTACGAAGAAAAAGAGCTGCTTCGGTCCACCAGGGACGACAACGGCTACCGCGAATACACCGAAGCTTCCCTGGACCGCGTGCACAAGATCCGCGGCCTGCTCGAGTACGGCATCCCCACCCGGATCATCCGCACCATCCTGCCGTGTCTGAACAGCCCCGGCGCGATCCACATGCGCGTTGTCGCGCCCGAGACACTGGCCAAACTGGAGCACGAACGGGAACAGATCCAGCGCCGCATCGAAGCGCACACCAAGGACCGGGAAGCGATCGACGCCTACCTGGAGCAGGCCCGGCCACGGCTGCGCGGCTTGAGCGAAGTACATCACGCTTATATTGAGGGGTAA
- a CDS encoding MFS transporter, whose translation MTVDAIPPCDTAPVRPKLPFGALLAFATVVFIGCVTETLPAGVLLGISADLRVSEAQAGQLVTVYAISTAVTAVPLTALSRRLPRRALLLCLILGFAVVNAITAFSSVYALTLVARILAGAVSGVLWAMIPGYAMRLVPAAHAGKALAIAMIGTPIGFAIGVPAGTILGDLIGWRYAFAMLVAITVLLAGWVRWQAPPLPGEPAGQRAAPWKVLAIKGFPAVLATTFVFVLGHNILYTYLGPVLAETGEARLLGTVLLVFGVTSVLGIWVVGAVIDKWPRPLVLASTALFAVAGAAIGAAADRPVLLYGAVALWGLAFGGAPTMFPAAAARVAGRTADVAQSLAITVWNLAIAGGALVGGSVLDQAGTATPLPWIAVALTALACVVAAAARHGFPAVRR comes from the coding sequence ATGACTGTGGATGCCATCCCTCCGTGTGACACAGCGCCGGTTCGCCCGAAGCTGCCGTTTGGTGCGCTGCTGGCTTTCGCGACAGTGGTTTTCATCGGTTGCGTGACTGAGACGCTGCCCGCCGGGGTACTGCTCGGCATCAGCGCCGACCTGCGCGTTTCCGAGGCGCAGGCGGGACAGCTGGTCACGGTGTACGCCATCAGCACGGCGGTGACGGCGGTGCCCTTGACCGCGTTGAGCCGTCGCCTGCCGCGTCGTGCGCTGTTGCTGTGCCTGATCCTCGGCTTCGCCGTGGTCAACGCGATCACCGCCTTCTCGTCGGTGTACGCGTTGACACTGGTGGCCCGGATTCTCGCGGGAGCGGTGTCCGGGGTGCTGTGGGCGATGATTCCCGGCTACGCCATGCGATTGGTTCCGGCGGCCCACGCCGGGAAGGCACTGGCGATCGCGATGATCGGCACCCCGATCGGGTTCGCGATCGGGGTGCCGGCCGGGACGATACTGGGCGACCTGATCGGCTGGCGGTACGCGTTCGCCATGCTGGTCGCCATCACGGTGCTGCTGGCGGGATGGGTCCGGTGGCAGGCCCCGCCGCTGCCGGGAGAGCCGGCGGGACAGCGCGCGGCACCGTGGAAAGTCCTTGCCATCAAGGGCTTTCCCGCCGTTCTGGCTACCACGTTCGTCTTCGTGCTCGGACACAACATCCTGTACACCTACCTCGGTCCGGTACTCGCCGAGACCGGTGAGGCGCGGCTGCTCGGCACCGTATTGCTGGTCTTCGGCGTCACCTCGGTACTCGGCATCTGGGTGGTGGGCGCGGTGATCGACAAGTGGCCGCGACCGCTGGTGCTCGCCTCGACGGCGTTGTTCGCCGTCGCGGGCGCGGCGATCGGTGCCGCCGCGGACCGGCCGGTGCTGTTGTACGGCGCCGTCGCCTTGTGGGGCTTGGCTTTCGGTGGAGCCCCCACCATGTTCCCCGCCGCGGCGGCCAGGGTCGCCGGCCGCACCGCGGACGTGGCGCAGTCGCTGGCGATCACCGTCTGGAACCTCGCGATCGCGGGTGGGGCGCTCGTGGGCGGGTCGGTACTGGACCAGGCCGGAACCGCGACCCCGCTGCCGTGGATCGCGGTGGCACTGACCGCGCTGGCCTGCGTCGTGGCGGCCGCGGCCCGGCACGGGTTCCCGGCGGTCCGACGGTGA
- a CDS encoding tetratricopeptide repeat protein, protein MDFRMLGPLEAWHDGAPVDLGKPQQRFVLIVLLLHANKPISADRLTEIVWGANPERRNLVRGYISKLRKAFEPAGDVTIDTTVTGYLLRVSPEQVDLHRFDQWREQARQEQEPRRRIELLRAAVGLWRGRFLEDIDIDRVGGTDVISPADSYFDTVGDLAELELRTGDHRSARDRLRRIVGKEPDRQRHAELLMRALLANGDRVEAIRVFHNTRDALAGLGVEPEPRLRNIAARAERGEPASSLPSRPGGFTGREHELDLIATAVGSGEKAVWISGAPGVGKTGLAVEAAHRLRERFPDGQLLLRLNGFTPNVAAMTMGDALTQLLLELGVPAEQIPASTGRKITLYQNELYGTRTLILLDNAKSAEQVRALLPDAPDCFAIVTSRRVGEPDTGQQVRLAPLPPDDAAALFCTLAGPLRVTGRASEVAEVVRRCGHLPMPIRVSAALFRRHDRWPLEHLLRLLAESGPWHADTGNDASTAAVRVSYQQLGEHQREMFRLLGHAPGPHVTVAGAAALVDDAFTHARLVLDELHEVCLVEELTPERYQMLDPLKEFAAAEPGEHTGAVLRLLDFYLVTLADAAGTAYPFERARLPSVTRTSPVARTFETTDAATAWITAERDNLVAAIRYAAIHDLPEHAWRLAVLIWRFFHTTSQFDDWAETMELARRLVTADEDNTLGQAHVLLRLATVHNRRGELAEALELARRALACWVRLGDARGEATTLCAIAIPTMELGRHAEAITHFEAALEKYEEVGDLRGQAHALSNLGYLNELHGKLDAALRQHRAAVPILRETRHMQGLAHVLNNLGSVRQRLGFPSEALVDHREAHHLATEMGDACVMAYALSNIGNVYRSAGRIPEAERYQEKAAGIAAEVFDADLRTRLFRDRAATAQAKGDHVEALRLYKAALELAATSGNRGHRAHADRGVAQTLHRLGRHGDAVASWEAAEKEFTALELPEAGQVRAERAELTCACRDGVR, encoded by the coding sequence GTGGATTTTCGGATGCTGGGCCCGCTGGAGGCGTGGCACGACGGCGCTCCGGTCGACCTGGGCAAGCCGCAGCAGCGCTTCGTGCTCATCGTGCTTTTGCTGCACGCCAACAAACCGATTTCCGCCGACCGGCTGACCGAGATCGTCTGGGGGGCCAACCCCGAGCGCCGGAACCTGGTCCGCGGCTATATCAGCAAGTTACGCAAGGCATTCGAACCGGCCGGCGACGTCACGATCGACACCACCGTGACCGGCTACCTGCTGCGGGTCTCCCCGGAGCAGGTCGACCTCCACCGCTTCGACCAGTGGCGTGAGCAGGCCCGTCAGGAGCAGGAGCCACGCCGCCGGATCGAGCTGCTCCGCGCCGCGGTCGGCCTGTGGCGCGGGCGCTTCCTCGAGGACATCGACATCGACCGGGTGGGCGGCACGGACGTGATCTCGCCGGCCGACAGCTATTTCGACACCGTCGGTGACCTCGCCGAACTGGAACTGCGCACCGGTGACCATCGATCGGCGCGCGACCGGTTGCGCCGCATCGTCGGCAAGGAACCGGACCGGCAGCGCCACGCCGAGTTGCTGATGCGCGCACTGCTCGCCAACGGTGACCGCGTGGAGGCGATCCGGGTGTTCCACAACACCCGCGACGCGCTCGCCGGACTCGGTGTCGAGCCGGAACCCAGGCTGCGCAACATCGCCGCCCGCGCCGAACGCGGTGAGCCCGCCAGTTCCCTGCCGTCCAGGCCCGGTGGTTTCACCGGCCGCGAACACGAGCTCGACCTGATCGCCACGGCGGTGGGCTCCGGTGAGAAAGCCGTGTGGATCAGCGGCGCACCGGGGGTGGGCAAGACCGGCCTGGCCGTGGAAGCCGCGCACCGGTTGCGGGAGCGATTCCCCGACGGGCAACTGCTGTTACGGCTCAACGGGTTCACCCCGAACGTCGCCGCGATGACCATGGGCGACGCCCTCACCCAGCTCCTGCTCGAACTCGGGGTTCCCGCCGAGCAGATCCCTGCCTCCACGGGGCGCAAGATCACGCTGTACCAGAACGAGTTGTACGGCACCCGGACGTTGATCCTGCTGGACAACGCGAAATCCGCCGAGCAGGTCCGCGCCCTGCTCCCGGACGCCCCGGACTGCTTCGCGATCGTGACGAGCAGGCGGGTGGGCGAGCCGGACACCGGGCAGCAGGTGCGGCTGGCCCCGCTGCCACCGGACGACGCCGCCGCGTTGTTCTGCACGCTGGCCGGGCCGTTGCGGGTCACCGGCCGTGCCTCCGAGGTGGCCGAGGTGGTCCGGCGATGCGGTCACCTGCCGATGCCGATCCGCGTCTCCGCCGCGTTGTTCCGCCGTCACGACCGGTGGCCGCTGGAACACCTGCTCCGGTTGCTGGCCGAAAGCGGGCCCTGGCACGCCGACACCGGCAACGACGCGAGCACCGCGGCCGTCCGGGTCTCCTACCAGCAGCTGGGCGAGCACCAACGGGAGATGTTCCGCCTGCTCGGGCACGCACCGGGGCCGCACGTCACCGTGGCGGGTGCCGCGGCGCTGGTGGACGACGCCTTCACCCACGCCCGGCTGGTGCTCGACGAACTGCACGAGGTGTGCCTGGTCGAGGAGCTCACGCCGGAGCGGTACCAGATGCTGGACCCGCTCAAGGAGTTCGCCGCGGCCGAGCCCGGCGAGCACACCGGTGCCGTGCTCCGGCTGCTCGACTTCTACCTGGTCACCCTGGCGGACGCGGCGGGGACGGCCTATCCGTTCGAGCGCGCCCGCCTGCCGTCGGTGACCCGCACGTCGCCGGTGGCCCGGACCTTCGAGACGACCGACGCCGCGACGGCGTGGATCACCGCCGAGCGGGACAACCTGGTGGCTGCCATCCGCTACGCCGCCATCCACGACTTGCCCGAGCACGCCTGGCGGCTGGCGGTGCTCATCTGGCGCTTCTTCCACACGACGAGCCAGTTCGACGACTGGGCCGAGACGATGGAACTCGCCCGGCGGCTGGTGACCGCGGACGAGGACAACACGCTCGGGCAAGCACACGTGCTGCTCAGGCTGGCCACCGTGCACAACCGCCGCGGCGAGCTGGCCGAGGCCCTGGAGCTGGCGCGGCGGGCGCTGGCCTGCTGGGTGCGGCTGGGCGACGCCAGGGGCGAGGCCACCACGTTGTGCGCCATCGCCATCCCGACCATGGAGCTCGGCAGGCACGCCGAGGCGATCACCCACTTCGAGGCGGCGCTGGAGAAGTACGAGGAGGTCGGTGATCTGCGCGGGCAGGCACACGCGCTGAGCAATCTGGGCTACCTCAACGAACTGCACGGCAAGCTGGACGCCGCGCTGCGCCAGCACCGTGCCGCGGTGCCGATCCTGCGCGAAACCCGGCACATGCAGGGGCTGGCGCACGTGCTGAACAACCTCGGCTCGGTCCGGCAGCGTCTCGGTTTCCCGAGCGAGGCGCTGGTCGACCACCGGGAAGCGCATCACCTCGCCACCGAAATGGGCGACGCGTGCGTCATGGCCTACGCGTTGTCCAACATCGGCAACGTGTACCGGTCGGCGGGCCGGATCCCGGAAGCCGAGCGCTACCAGGAAAAAGCCGCCGGCATCGCGGCCGAAGTCTTCGACGCGGATCTCCGCACCCGGCTCTTCCGCGACCGCGCGGCGACCGCGCAGGCCAAGGGCGACCACGTCGAGGCGTTGCGCCTCTACAAGGCCGCACTGGAGCTGGCGGCCACGTCAGGGAACCGGGGGCATCGGGCGCACGCCGATCGGGGTGTCGCGCAGACCCTGCACCGGCTGGGCCGGCACGGGGACGCCGTCGCGAGCTGGGAGGCGGCCGAAAAGGAGTTCACCGCGCTGGAACTGCCCGAGGCAGGCCAGGTGCGGGCCGAACGGGCGGAATTGACCTGCGCCTGCCGCGACGGGGTGCGCTGA
- a CDS encoding helix-turn-helix transcriptional regulator, with protein MTGTFGELLREYRIAAGLSMGQLAKRIHYSKGYLSKIENGVKSPHDSMARLCDGELGAGGALLAAARSAQERAVTLDRRQVLVAGTVLGVTLTGGPRPVPDERVVIGIRTTFEHLRRLGMQTSPVVVLESLTAQVQTLGALAGENPEPTRSHLLLLAARIAEYTGWMQQEAGDDRRALSWTRKAAELAVAGGDHEIVSYAFVREAGLALYRHDPIATIELARRAQRAGPAGSRTLALAARREAQGHALAGDRSEYERALDRARFHLDAAGVAPSAYPVLGSTAPDPIELARGWSLCDLGRPGEAAELLDRELIRLPSDSRRTRARFGVRRSLAHALAGEVDQSCRTLIETLEDAAHVDSATIRLDLRELARNLSRWHDHASVREVYPELRRVLYQRI; from the coding sequence GTGACCGGAACATTTGGGGAATTACTGCGTGAATACCGCATCGCCGCCGGCCTGTCGATGGGTCAGTTGGCCAAGCGCATCCACTACAGCAAGGGATATCTGAGCAAGATCGAAAACGGGGTGAAATCGCCCCACGATTCGATGGCCCGGCTCTGTGACGGGGAGCTCGGCGCGGGTGGCGCGCTGCTGGCGGCGGCGCGGTCGGCACAGGAGCGCGCGGTGACCCTCGACCGCCGCCAAGTGCTGGTGGCGGGCACCGTGCTCGGCGTGACGCTCACGGGCGGGCCACGGCCGGTGCCGGACGAACGGGTGGTCATCGGGATTCGGACCACCTTCGAGCACCTGCGGCGCCTCGGCATGCAGACCAGTCCGGTGGTGGTGCTGGAATCGCTGACAGCGCAGGTGCAGACGCTCGGCGCGCTGGCCGGGGAGAACCCGGAGCCGACCAGGTCGCACCTGTTGCTGCTGGCCGCGCGGATCGCCGAGTACACCGGGTGGATGCAGCAGGAAGCCGGGGACGACCGGCGCGCGCTGTCCTGGACGAGGAAGGCCGCGGAACTGGCCGTCGCGGGCGGGGACCACGAGATCGTCAGCTACGCCTTCGTGCGGGAAGCCGGGCTCGCGCTCTACCGGCACGATCCGATCGCCACGATCGAACTGGCGCGCCGGGCCCAGCGGGCGGGACCGGCCGGTTCGCGCACCCTCGCCCTGGCCGCACGGCGGGAGGCACAGGGCCACGCCCTGGCCGGCGATCGCAGCGAGTACGAACGCGCGCTGGACCGGGCCCGGTTCCACCTCGACGCGGCGGGCGTGGCCCCTTCGGCGTACCCGGTGCTCGGTTCCACGGCCCCCGACCCGATCGAGCTGGCCCGGGGGTGGTCGTTGTGCGACCTCGGCCGGCCCGGTGAGGCGGCCGAACTCCTGGACCGGGAGCTGATCCGGCTGCCCTCGGACTCGCGGCGCACGCGGGCGCGGTTCGGCGTCCGCAGGTCGCTGGCCCACGCCCTGGCCGGCGAGGTCGACCAGAGCTGCCGAACCCTGATCGAAACCCTGGAGGACGCGGCCCACGTCGATTCGGCGACGATCCGGCTCGATCTGCGGGAACTGGCCAGGAACCTCAGCCGGTGGCATGACCACGCCTCGGTCCGCGAGGTCTACCCGGAGCTGCGGCGCGTGCTGTACCAGCGAATCTGA
- a CDS encoding DUF87 domain-containing protein, with amino-acid sequence MTDDLREVLAVLRFNSAETPDDVWHTSPSHIDGLHARVEHNIMAGIEDARASTGPSPVGVAVQGEKGVGKTHLLGTVRRMVQRKGGYFFLVELTTGAAFWDDLAEAMRGELHRANDEGERQLTVLLRQLCAGAAVSEEVGRAIVGESALRPDHLRALLNGLRKADGRIAVECGDTIRALVLYGSDAADIGLEYLQGHEGSEDDRRFWGMQHRAKSPRVLVRDISRVLALTGPCVVGVDQLDTLVNKGQDALDAQETDAEVTREIALISDGLMALRESTRRTLTIVACLPNTWMRLKDVASDTVGDRFTQTSFLGAIQDPALGKKLIEKWLRVIYEKHGVTPPHSTWPVAASAFGENWTSYTPRQLLKRIHAHAEACLHGEIRELGSFDEKAVETVPVAVPPDQSLDELDEEFARLRSEVDLSELDISKDNENEVAPPLLLAGLKAWITEFGNDDLKWQPESLSDEKRLHAGLRRLLDDALDIQEQWTFRVISGAHGTTVLRRLRNARDAAGIRAGAKDRHLVLIRWGDRGWTGPTTRKEFTALERLGVRRLDMSDEDLRTFSALRVMLATPTHRLITWLVARKPASGRTLLRHVLPQPTQTRSGHQETRPPPKPAPARPATPPPAEPKPTSPKAPVAEPAGQPATPAGEELVLGLDGEIRIELESLRKHVIVFAGSGSGKTVLLRRIVEECALRGVSAIVLDPNNDLARLGDAWPEPPADWLPGDAGKSAEYLANTEVVVWTPGRASGRPLSFHPLPDFAEVREDADEFAASVEAAVARLVPHARVANGTKGAVRGRAVLREALTHYARSGKRDLNRFIELLAELPEGVSKLSTGTAMAADLAETLRAAVVNDPLLGGPGEATEPGTLLTPSAGRRARISVISFIGLPSEEQRQGFVSQLQWEIFAWIKRHPAVDRPLGGLFVMDEAQTIAPSTALTASTQSTILLASQARKYGLGLVLATQAPKGVHNQVVGNATTQFFGRLNSPAQVAAATEMAKAKSGSVGNISRLERGQFYATGENFAFRRLRVPLCLSHHPPSPLRLEEVLDRAHGQR; translated from the coding sequence CAAGGGCGGCTACTTCTTCCTGGTCGAGCTCACCACCGGGGCCGCGTTCTGGGACGACCTCGCCGAGGCGATGCGCGGTGAGCTGCACCGGGCCAACGACGAGGGCGAGCGCCAGCTCACCGTGCTGCTGCGGCAGTTGTGCGCCGGTGCCGCGGTGTCCGAAGAGGTCGGCCGAGCCATCGTGGGCGAATCGGCGCTGCGGCCCGACCACCTGCGTGCCCTGCTCAACGGCCTGAGGAAGGCCGACGGCCGCATCGCCGTGGAATGCGGTGACACCATCCGGGCTTTGGTGCTTTACGGGTCCGACGCCGCGGACATCGGCCTGGAATACCTTCAGGGCCATGAAGGCAGCGAGGACGACCGCCGGTTCTGGGGCATGCAGCACCGCGCCAAGTCACCCCGCGTGCTCGTGCGCGACATCTCCCGCGTCCTCGCCCTCACGGGGCCGTGCGTGGTAGGGGTCGACCAGCTGGACACCCTGGTCAACAAGGGGCAGGACGCCCTCGACGCCCAGGAGACCGACGCCGAGGTGACCAGGGAGATCGCGCTGATCTCCGACGGCCTGATGGCGCTGCGCGAATCCACCCGGCGGACACTGACCATCGTGGCGTGCCTGCCCAACACCTGGATGCGGTTGAAGGACGTGGCCAGCGACACGGTGGGCGACCGGTTCACCCAGACCTCCTTCCTGGGGGCGATCCAGGATCCCGCACTGGGCAAGAAGCTGATCGAGAAGTGGCTTCGGGTGATCTACGAAAAGCACGGCGTCACACCACCGCACTCGACCTGGCCGGTAGCCGCGAGCGCCTTCGGCGAGAACTGGACGAGTTACACGCCGCGGCAGTTGCTGAAGCGGATCCACGCCCACGCCGAAGCCTGCCTGCACGGTGAGATCCGGGAGCTGGGTTCCTTCGACGAGAAGGCGGTCGAGACCGTACCCGTGGCCGTACCGCCGGATCAGTCCCTCGACGAACTCGACGAGGAGTTCGCCCGGCTGCGGAGCGAGGTCGACCTCAGCGAGCTGGACATCAGCAAGGACAACGAAAACGAGGTCGCCCCGCCGTTGCTGCTGGCCGGGTTGAAGGCGTGGATCACCGAATTCGGCAACGACGATCTGAAATGGCAGCCGGAGTCGCTGTCGGACGAGAAAAGGCTGCACGCCGGCCTGCGCCGGCTCCTCGACGACGCGCTCGACATCCAGGAGCAGTGGACCTTCCGGGTCATCTCCGGGGCCCACGGCACGACGGTGCTGCGCCGGTTGCGCAACGCCCGTGACGCGGCGGGCATCCGGGCCGGGGCCAAGGACCGGCACCTCGTGCTCATCCGCTGGGGCGACCGCGGCTGGACCGGGCCGACCACCCGCAAGGAGTTCACCGCGCTGGAACGGCTGGGAGTGCGGCGCCTCGACATGTCGGACGAGGATCTGCGGACCTTCAGCGCGCTCCGGGTGATGCTGGCCACGCCGACCCACCGGCTGATCACCTGGCTGGTGGCGCGCAAGCCCGCCAGCGGCCGGACGCTGTTGCGCCACGTCCTGCCCCAGCCCACGCAGACCAGGAGCGGCCACCAGGAAACGCGACCACCGCCGAAACCCGCCCCGGCGAGACCCGCCACCCCACCTCCCGCCGAACCGAAGCCCACCTCGCCGAAAGCCCCGGTCGCCGAACCGGCCGGGCAACCAGCCACACCGGCAGGCGAGGAACTCGTGCTCGGGCTCGACGGGGAAATCCGCATCGAGCTGGAGTCGCTGCGCAAGCACGTCATCGTGTTCGCGGGATCCGGCAGCGGGAAAACCGTGCTGCTGCGCCGAATCGTCGAGGAATGCGCTTTGCGCGGGGTGTCGGCGATCGTGCTGGACCCCAACAACGACTTGGCGCGCCTCGGCGACGCCTGGCCGGAACCGCCTGCCGACTGGCTGCCCGGGGACGCGGGCAAGTCGGCGGAATACCTGGCCAACACCGAGGTCGTGGTGTGGACACCGGGCCGGGCGAGCGGACGTCCGCTCAGCTTCCACCCGTTGCCCGACTTCGCCGAAGTCCGCGAGGACGCCGACGAGTTCGCGGCCTCGGTCGAAGCCGCCGTGGCCCGGCTGGTGCCGCACGCCAGGGTCGCCAACGGTACCAAGGGTGCCGTGCGTGGCCGGGCGGTGCTGCGCGAGGCGCTGACGCATTACGCCCGTTCCGGGAAGCGGGACCTCAACCGCTTCATCGAACTGCTCGCCGAGCTGCCGGAGGGGGTGAGCAAGCTCAGCACCGGCACCGCGATGGCCGCCGATCTGGCGGAAACCCTGCGGGCGGCCGTGGTCAACGACCCGCTCCTCGGCGGGCCGGGGGAAGCGACCGAGCCGGGGACCCTGCTCACGCCGTCGGCGGGCAGGCGGGCCCGGATCTCGGTGATCAGCTTCATCGGGTTGCCGTCGGAGGAGCAGCGGCAGGGCTTCGTCAGTCAGCTCCAGTGGGAGATTTTCGCCTGGATCAAACGCCACCCGGCCGTGGACCGGCCGCTCGGCGGGCTGTTCGTGATGGACGAAGCGCAGACCATCGCGCCGTCCACGGCGTTGACGGCCAGCACGCAGAGCACCATCCTGCTGGCCTCCCAGGCACGCAAGTACGGGCTCGGCCTGGTGCTGGCCACCCAGGCCCCGAAGGGCGTGCACAACCAGGTGGTCGGCAACGCCACGACGCAGTTCTTCGGCAGGCTGAACAGCCCGGCGCAGGTGGCCGCCGCGACCGAGATGGCCAAGGCGAAGAGCGGTTCGGTGGGCAACATCTCACGGCTGGAACGCGGCCAGTTCTACGCCACCGGCGAGAACTTCGCCTTCCGCCGGCTGCGGGTGCCGCTGTGCCTGAGCCACCACCCGCCGAGTCCGCTGCGGCTCGAAGAAGTGCTGGACCGGGCCCACGGGCAGCGGTGA